A portion of the Chloroflexaceae bacterium genome contains these proteins:
- a CDS encoding CHAT domain-containing protein produces the protein MQTALVEDEAAWREYHGHLIARLAARAGEGPEGLETLLAKIADQERALAALRAATERLNALLAAEGAPAPARFENRDLEVGGELVQAASDITLGLPPDPSATAPPPRWPSGPVVFQNVGLKVNGSVYQSGGNFTRAAPVEEATPPAAAPGPITLTLRFTPASGGAQVRWRADELGEFSSDLAAPYRGRDLAAVLRALERRQHPAFALAEGDAERLRALGLLSAGGEPLADLPRLVGQALYAALVREQGLAALALVRSQAAPAGRPLALRLLLPPEAVELAALPWELLWPPREGLPLLLGAAPPVLLTRHLDLDGPLPRFEPRQGRPLRILSLVPEVQRAPGDLAETRARLGRLWDELRARGVAEAFEVSPVTREDLRRAMEYRPDIVQFTGHGWYAEGRGVLLLDPLTPGAPAERVEADRVAVALRGARMVVLAACRGAQGAGIEGGAASLLTGVAPALSAAGAPLVLGMQLGIGADAALRAVEALYAALARGLGAQAAVGEARAALYVGAPERDAWYVPALYVRSREAGPVVV, from the coding sequence TTGCAAACGGCCCTTGTCGAAGATGAGGCCGCCTGGCGGGAGTACCACGGCCACCTGATCGCCCGCCTGGCGGCCCGCGCCGGGGAGGGGCCGGAGGGCCTGGAGACGCTGCTGGCAAAGATCGCCGATCAGGAACGGGCCCTGGCCGCCCTGCGCGCCGCGACGGAACGGTTGAACGCCCTGCTCGCCGCTGAGGGCGCCCCCGCTCCGGCCAGGTTCGAGAACCGCGATCTGGAGGTCGGCGGGGAACTGGTGCAGGCCGCCAGTGACATCACGCTGGGCCTGCCGCCCGATCCCTCCGCCACGGCGCCCCCGCCGCGATGGCCATCCGGCCCGGTGGTTTTTCAGAATGTCGGGTTGAAAGTTAATGGGAGCGTGTACCAGAGCGGCGGAAATTTCACCCGCGCGGCCCCGGTGGAGGAGGCCACGCCCCCCGCCGCGGCCCCCGGGCCGATCACGCTCACCCTCCGGTTCACCCCCGCTTCCGGCGGGGCGCAGGTGCGCTGGCGCGCCGATGAGCTCGGCGAGTTCAGCAGCGACCTGGCCGCGCCTTACCGCGGGCGCGACCTGGCCGCGGTGCTGCGCGCCCTGGAGCGCCGCCAGCACCCGGCCTTCGCCCTGGCCGAGGGCGACGCGGAGCGCCTGCGCGCCCTGGGCCTGCTCAGCGCCGGCGGCGAACCGCTGGCCGATCTGCCGCGCCTGGTCGGGCAGGCCCTCTACGCTGCCCTGGTCCGCGAGCAGGGGCTGGCGGCCCTGGCCCTGGTCCGCAGCCAGGCCGCCCCCGCGGGCCGCCCGCTGGCCCTGCGCCTGCTGCTGCCGCCCGAGGCGGTCGAACTGGCGGCCCTGCCCTGGGAGTTGCTCTGGCCGCCGCGGGAGGGGCTGCCGCTGCTGCTCGGGGCCGCGCCGCCCGTGCTGCTTACCCGCCATCTGGACCTCGACGGGCCGCTTCCCCGCTTCGAGCCGCGCCAGGGGCGGCCCCTGCGCATCCTCTCGCTCGTGCCAGAGGTGCAGCGCGCGCCGGGGGACCTGGCGGAGACCCGGGCGCGGCTGGGCCGCCTGTGGGACGAGTTGCGCGCGCGGGGCGTGGCCGAGGCGTTTGAGGTCAGCCCGGTGACGCGGGAGGATCTGCGCCGCGCCATGGAATACCGGCCCGACATTGTGCAGTTCACCGGCCACGGCTGGTACGCCGAGGGGCGCGGCGTGCTGCTGCTCGACCCGCTGACGCCCGGCGCGCCCGCCGAGCGGGTGGAGGCTGATCGGGTGGCGGTGGCGCTGCGGGGGGCGCGCATGGTGGTGCTCGCCGCCTGCCGGGGGGCCCAGGGGGCGGGCATTGAGGGCGGGGCGGCGAGTCTGTTGACGGGGGTGGCTCCGGCGCTGAGCGCGGCGGGCGCGCCGCTGGTGCTGGGGATGCAACTCGGCATCGGCGCGGACGCGGCGCTGCGGGCCGTCGAGGCGCTCTACGCGGCCCTGGCCCGCGGCCTCGGCGCGCAGGCCGCGGTGGGCGAGGCCCGCGCCGCGCTCTACGTCGGCGCGCCGGAGCGGGACGCCTGGTACGTGCCGGCGCTGTATGTGCGCAGCCGCGAGGCGGGGCCGGTGGTAGTGTAG
- a CDS encoding response regulator transcription factor → MSNPIRLMIVDDHAIVRHGLRSILELEPGIIVVGEAGDACTALALIAQEHPDVVLLDLSLGAQGVEGGLELCQSICADYPQTNVIVLTTFLDDQLVLRAIRSGARGYVLKDVDAFDLIKSVRAVHRGESALDTRTASLVMKSLSNPGESRETLLTEREQQVMRLLACGLSNREIGEQIAISESTVKFHLRNIMRKLNVHHRAEVVYVAGKLGLL, encoded by the coding sequence ATGAGCAACCCCATTCGGCTGATGATCGTGGACGACCATGCCATTGTGCGTCATGGCCTGCGCTCAATCCTCGAATTGGAGCCGGGCATCATAGTGGTCGGCGAGGCGGGCGACGCGTGTACGGCCCTGGCCCTGATCGCTCAGGAACATCCCGATGTGGTGCTCCTCGACCTCAGCCTTGGCGCTCAGGGAGTGGAGGGCGGCCTCGAATTGTGCCAGAGCATCTGCGCCGACTATCCGCAGACCAACGTAATTGTGCTCACCACCTTCCTCGACGACCAGCTTGTGCTGCGGGCCATCCGCAGCGGCGCCCGCGGTTACGTGCTGAAAGACGTGGACGCTTTCGATCTGATCAAGAGCGTGCGCGCCGTCCATCGCGGCGAGTCGGCCCTCGACACCCGCACCGCCTCGCTGGTGATGAAAAGTCTCTCCAATCCCGGCGAATCGCGGGAGACCCTGCTTACCGAACGCGAACAACAGGTCATGCGCCTGCTGGCCTGCGGTCTCTCCAACCGCGAGATCGGCGAACAGATCGCCATCAGTGAAAGCACCGTTAAATTTCATCTTAGAAATATCATGCGAAAGCTCAATGTCCACCACCGGGCCGAGGTGGTCTATGTCGCCGGGAAGCTGGGGTTGTTGTAG
- a CDS encoding MFS transporter, whose translation MTTTSSAGVADARIRNRILLVLFVGVFMSALDGAVIAPAVPALRAAFGVDNSQIGMLTIVFVLFTMSSTTLMASLGDRYGRRPVFLLCVAGFALGSLWIALAPTYWMVLIGRAIQGFSAGGVSPLASAVVGDSFPPAERGKALGLIGATVGMAFLLGPLVASAILVVLSWHWIFLINLPIAALVIWLGLRNLPATRAEGNPPPLDWAGILIIAVMLSCLTLGINRVLDTVTGLTLWPYLLGAAALCAPLLIAAERRAARPVAPLDLFNSRQIALTYVLCVGAGFSMGSVIFVSSVAVAALGFTPEGAGLLLMPMVAASSVGSVVFGRLLNRLGSRRVMIIGFSNAALGSALLSLSGAGLWMFLIATLLVGHGVGIVVGGTLRTIVLNEVAAEQRGAAQGLVNVAIAVGNLLVVAVLGFVADVFGGGMTGLGAAYLTSAAVTAAMTLLSFGLRPHGEEQVLIAAGQRVS comes from the coding sequence ATGACGACCACCAGTAGCGCTGGCGTGGCAGACGCCCGTATCCGGAATCGCATCCTCCTGGTGCTGTTTGTCGGGGTGTTCATGTCGGCCCTCGATGGGGCGGTGATCGCGCCAGCCGTGCCCGCGCTGCGCGCCGCCTTCGGAGTGGACAACAGCCAGATCGGGATGCTGACGATTGTGTTTGTGCTGTTCACCATGAGCAGCACCACGCTGATGGCCAGCCTGGGGGACCGGTACGGGCGGCGGCCCGTCTTTCTGCTGTGCGTGGCCGGGTTCGCCCTGGGGTCGTTGTGGATCGCCCTGGCGCCGACGTACTGGATGGTGCTGATCGGGCGGGCCATCCAGGGTTTCAGCGCCGGGGGCGTGTCGCCGCTGGCGAGCGCGGTGGTGGGGGATAGTTTTCCGCCAGCGGAGCGGGGCAAGGCCCTGGGGCTGATCGGCGCGACGGTGGGGATGGCCTTCCTGCTGGGGCCGCTGGTGGCCTCGGCGATCCTGGTGGTGTTAAGCTGGCACTGGATCTTCCTGATTAACCTGCCTATCGCGGCGCTGGTGATCTGGCTGGGGCTGCGCAATCTGCCGGCCACCCGCGCCGAAGGCAACCCGCCGCCCCTCGACTGGGCCGGGATTCTGATCATCGCCGTGATGCTTTCGTGCCTCACCCTGGGCATCAACCGGGTGCTCGATACGGTGACGGGCCTGACGCTGTGGCCGTACCTGCTGGGCGCCGCGGCGCTGTGCGCGCCGCTGCTGATCGCCGCCGAGCGGCGGGCGGCGCGCCCGGTGGCGCCGCTGGACCTGTTCAACTCGCGGCAGATCGCCCTGACCTACGTGCTCTGCGTCGGGGCGGGCTTCAGCATGGGCAGCGTGATCTTCGTCTCTTCGGTGGCGGTGGCGGCCCTGGGCTTCACCCCGGAGGGGGCCGGGCTGCTGCTGATGCCCATGGTGGCGGCCTCATCGGTGGGGTCGGTGGTCTTCGGGCGGCTGCTCAACCGGCTCGGCTCGCGCCGGGTGATGATCATCGGCTTCAGCAACGCGGCCCTTGGTTCGGCGCTGCTGAGCCTGTCGGGCGCGGGGCTGTGGATGTTCCTCATCGCCACTCTCCTCGTCGGGCACGGGGTGGGCATCGTGGTCGGGGGCACGCTGCGCACCATCGTGCTCAACGAAGTGGCGGCAGAGCAGCGCGGAGCGGCCCAGGGCCTGGTCAACGTGGCGATTGCCGTGGGCAACCTGCTGGTGGTGGCCGTACTGGGCTTCGTGGCCGATGTGTTCGGCGGCGGCATGACGGGCCTGGGCGCGGCCTATCTGACCTCGGCGGCCGTGACGGCGGCGATGACGCTGCTGAGCTTCGGTTTGCGGCCCCACGGCGAGGAGCAGGTGCTCATCGCCGCGGGACAGCGGGTGTCGTAG
- a CDS encoding DoxX family membrane protein, whose translation MNPRVRQLAKGTVVALRYGFGAVFLYGAYHKITRGWLTSTVMREHFERRLSEIDPHSFSAAYLKYFAIPWHRPVAWVLTLGQVSVALGMLLGLAVRPNAALALFLISNITAGSYYNASMPPFFVVALLLMATPSGHWFGLDGRLHRRFPDSPLFR comes from the coding sequence ATGAACCCGCGCGTGCGGCAACTGGCGAAGGGCACGGTGGTGGCCCTACGCTACGGTTTCGGCGCCGTCTTCCTCTACGGCGCGTACCACAAAATCACCCGCGGCTGGTTGACGAGCACCGTGATGCGCGAGCACTTCGAGCGGCGCCTCAGCGAGATTGATCCCCACTCCTTCTCGGCGGCCTACCTCAAATACTTTGCCATTCCCTGGCATCGCCCGGTGGCCTGGGTGTTGACCCTGGGCCAGGTGAGCGTGGCCCTGGGCATGCTGCTGGGGTTGGCCGTCCGCCCCAACGCCGCCCTGGCCCTGTTTCTGATCAGCAACATCACCGCTGGCTCCTACTACAATGCCTCGATGCCCCCGTTCTTCGTCGTCGCGCTTTTGCTGATGGCCACTCCCTCCGGGCACTGGTTCGGCCTCGATGGCCGGCTCCACCGACGGTTTCCTGATTCGCCCCTGTTTCGGTAA
- the dhaM gene encoding dihydroxyacetone kinase phosphoryl donor subunit DhaM, with translation MIGILIVSHSPEVAHGVQVLAGQMARGRTPIAAAGGAHDGSLGTSVDLIAAAIETLRGVEGILALVDLGSAVLSTEMALEAAGMPYLISGAPLVEGAVLAAVEASRPGADLAGVAAAATRALEAKGLDVSPPVAPGGPADPPDPPDAPVVEATLTVTNKVGLHMRPASEFVQTAARFPCAIRVRNLDRPDRPVGDARSILDVMKLGVLSGHRVHVRAEGEDAGAAVAALAELVAGNFGEG, from the coding sequence ATGATCGGCATCCTGATCGTCTCCCACAGTCCGGAAGTGGCCCATGGCGTGCAGGTCCTGGCCGGGCAGATGGCCCGGGGCCGGACGCCCATCGCTGCCGCTGGCGGCGCCCACGACGGCTCGCTGGGCACCTCGGTGGATCTGATCGCCGCGGCGATCGAGACCCTGCGCGGCGTAGAGGGCATTCTGGCCCTGGTGGACCTGGGCAGCGCCGTACTGAGCACCGAGATGGCCCTGGAAGCGGCAGGGATGCCCTACCTGATCAGCGGCGCGCCGCTGGTCGAGGGGGCGGTGCTGGCGGCGGTCGAGGCCAGCCGTCCGGGAGCGGACCTGGCCGGCGTGGCCGCCGCGGCCACCCGGGCCCTCGAAGCCAAGGGCCTGGACGTGTCCCCGCCAGTTGCTCCGGGTGGCCCCGCTGATCCCCCCGATCCGCCCGATGCCCCTGTCGTCGAGGCGACCCTGACCGTCACCAACAAGGTCGGGCTGCATATGCGCCCGGCCAGCGAATTCGTGCAGACCGCCGCCCGGTTCCCCTGCGCCATCCGCGTGCGCAACCTCGACCGCCCTGATCGCCCCGTTGGAGATGCCCGGAGCATCCTCGACGTCATGAAACTCGGCGTGCTCTCCGGCCACCGGGTGCACGTCCGCGCCGAGGGCGAGGACGCCGGCGCCGCAGTTGCCGCCCTGGCCGAACTGGTGGCCGGCAATTTCGGCGAGGGGTGA